One part of the Rutidosis leptorrhynchoides isolate AG116_Rl617_1_P2 chromosome 1, CSIRO_AGI_Rlap_v1, whole genome shotgun sequence genome encodes these proteins:
- the LOC139866956 gene encoding histone deacetylase HDT1-like, with protein sequence MEFWGVEVKANESLKVTVDDFKLLHISQVALGEVKNGKNVENIPVKVNVGDKNFVVGMLSSERAPQIMFDLVFEQDLELSHGWKEGSVYFCGYIADNSVDDDSSNIDSSDEDLSDEEEAINFAANGAPNGKPMAPAMDKDIDSDENDSDENDSEDDESESSEEEEEVKVLPVKRTAEAAAKTQVSAKKGKPNTPQNGKPKSQNAKSNTPQKTDGKKGGHVDTPHPNSKPNFKKGKKGGNRS encoded by the exons ATGGAATTTTGGG GTGTTGAGGTTAAAGCTAATGAAAGCCTTAAGGTCACTGTTGATGATTTCAAGCTCCTCCATATTTCTCAG GTTGCACTTGGGGAGGTAAAGAATGGGAAAAATGTGGAAAACATCCCTGTGAAAGTTAACGTTGGTGATAAGAATTTTGTTGTTGGGATGCTATCGTCTGAACGTGCACCTCAAATTATGTTTGATTTGGTGTTTGAGCAAGATTTGGAGCTTTCTCATGGATGGAAAGAAGGCAGTGTCTATTTTTGTGGATACATTGCTGATAATTCAGTTGA TGATGATTCTTCTAATATTG ATTCATCTGATGAAGATTTATCTGATGAGGAAGAAGCCATAAATTTTGCTGCTAATG GTGCACCTAATGGAAAGCCAATGGCCCCTGCAATGGATAAGGACATTGATTCTGATGAGAACGATTCTGACGAGAACGATTCTGAGGATGATGAATCTGAATcttctgaagaagaagaagaagttaag GTTTTGCCTGTGAAAAGAACTGCTGAAGCTGCTGCCAAGACACAAGTATCTGCTAAGAAAGGGAAACCAAACACTCCACAAAATGGGAAACCTAAAAGTCAAAATGCTAAATCCAATACTCCACAAAAAACAG ATGGGAAGAAAGGTGGTCATGTAGATACCCCTCATCCTAACTCAAAACCAAACTTCAAGAAGGGCAAAAAGGGCGGCAACCGATCGTAG
- the LOC139866963 gene encoding splicing factor U2af small subunit B-like, whose protein sequence is MAEHLASIFGTEKDRVNCPFYFKIGACRHGDRCSRLHTKPSVSPTLLLANMYQRPDMITPGVDAQGNPIDPRKIQDHFEDFYEDLFEELNKYGEIESLNVCDNLADHMVGNVYVQFREEEYAAKAVKNLTGRYYAGRPIIVEFSPVTDFREATCRQYEENTCNRGGYCNFMHLKKIGRELRRELFGRYRRRHGRSRSRSRSPYRHRSYEERAHGSRGHSRRYDEREDDYYGESRSRRHRSTSPLHRRERSKSSDGKRRLSPVREGSEERRAKIEQWNRQREQAKLNEINGDRYYNQQYEH, encoded by the exons ATGGCGGAGCATTTGGCGTCAATTTTTGGTACCGAAAAGGACAGAGTCAATTGTCCATTTTACTTCAAAATCGGAGCATGTAGGCATGGCGATCGTTGCTCCAGACTTCATACGAAACCTAGCGTTAGTCCGACATTGTTGCTAGCTAATATGTATCAGCGTCCTGATATGATCACTCCTGGTGTTGATGCTCAAGGAAACCCTATCGATCCTCGCAAAATTCAAGATCATTTTGAG GATTTCTATGAAGATCTGTTTGAAGAGCTGAACAAGTATGGGGAAATTGAAAGTTTGAATGTTTGTGACAACCTTGCTGATCATATG GTGGGAAATGTATATGTTCAGTTTAGGGAGGAAGAGTATGCAGCAAAAGCTGTGAAGAACCTTACTGGAAGATACTATGCCG GTCGACCCATTATTGTGGAGTTCTCGCCCGTGACTGATTTCCGGGAAGCTACTTGCAGGCAGTATGAAGAGAATACGTGCAATCGGGGTGGTTACTGCAACTTTATGCATCTTAAAAAGATTGGCAG GGAATTGAGGCGAGAGCTGTTTGGTAGGTACAGGAGAAGGCACGGCCGTAGCCGAAGTAGGAGCAGAAGTCCATATAGACATCGCAGCTATGAAGAGCGGGCCCACGGAAGCCGTGGTCATAGCCGAAGGTATGATGAAAGGGAGGATGATTACTACGGTGAGAGTCGCTCCAGGAGACACCGGAGCACAAGCCCTCTTCATAGGAGAGAGCGTAGTAAGAGTTCAGATGGCAAAAGGCGCCTCAGCCCAGTTAGGGAAGGTAGTGAAGAACGTCGTGCTAAAATCGAGCAATGGAACAGGCAAAGGGAACAAGCAAAACTCAATGAGATCAATGGCGATCGATACTACAATCAGCAATATGAGCACTAA